A region from the Euleptes europaea isolate rEulEur1 chromosome 13, rEulEur1.hap1, whole genome shotgun sequence genome encodes:
- the RBMX gene encoding RNA-binding motif protein, X chromosome — MVEADRPGKLFIGGLNTETNEKALESIFGKYGRIVEVLLMKDRETNKSRGFAFVTFESPADAKDAARDMNGKSLDGKSIKVEQATKPSFETGRRGPPPPPRSRGPPRGLRGGRGGSGTRGPPSRGSHLGSSRGPLPMKRGPPPRSGGPPPKRPAPSGPVRSSSGMGGRAPLSRGRDSYGPPRREPLPSRRDVYLSPRDDGYSTKDSYSSRDYPSSRDARDYAPPPRDYAYRDYGHSSSRDEYPSRGYSYSSYSDRDGYGGRDRDYSDHPSGGSYRDSYESYGNSRSAPPARGPPPSYGGSSRYDDYGSTRDGYGGSRDSYSSSRSDVYSSGRDRVGRQDRGLPPSMERGYPPPRDSYSSSSRGAPRGGGRGGSRSDRGGGRSRY; from the exons ATGGTGGAAGCAGATCGTCCCGGAAAGCTGTTCATTGGTGGGCTGAATACAGAGACGAATGAGAAGGCTCTTGAATCTATCTTTGGCAAATATGGTCGCATAGTAGAAG TTCTTCTCATGAAAGATCGTGAAACCAATAAGTCAAGAGGATTTGCTTTTGTTACCTTCGAGAGCCCTGCGGATGCCAAGGATGCTGCCAGAGATATGAATGGAAAG TCTTTAGACGGAAAATCCATTAAAGTGGAACAGGCCACTAAACCATCCTTTGAAACCGGTAGACGtggtcccccaccccctccaaggaGCAGAGGCCCCCCCAGAGGTCTTAGAGGTGGAAGAGGTGGCAGTGGAACACGGGGTCCTCCTTCAAGAGGAAGCCATTTGG GTTCTTCTAGGGGCCCTCTTCCAATGAAGAGAGGTCCACCTCCACGCAGTGGGGGCCCACCACCTAAAAGACCTGCTCCTTCAGGACCTGTACGTAGCAGCAGTGGAATGGGAGGCAGAG CACCCCTGTCACGTGGCAGAGACAGCTATGGCCCACCTCGTAGAGAACCACTACCATCACGAAGAGATGTCTACTTGTCTCCAAGAGATGATGGTTACAGCACTAAAGACAG TTATTCAAGTCGAGATTATCCAAGTTCCAGAGACGCAAGGGATTATGCGCCACCTCCACGAGATTATGCCTACCGTGATTATGGTCATTCTAGTTCACGTGATGAGTACCCCTCAAGAGGTTACAG TTATTCCTCTTACAGTGACCGCGATGGCTACGGAGGGCGTGACCGGGACTACTCGGATCACCCAAGTGGAGGCTCTTACAGAGATTCATATGAGAGTTATG GTAACTCACGTAGTGCTCCACCTGCACGAGGCCCCCCTCCATCTTATGGTGGAAGCAGTCGCTATGACGATTACGGGAGCACCCGAGATGGGTATGGTGGAAGTCGAGACAGTTACTCAAGCAGCAGAAGTGATGTCTACTCAAGTGGCCGTGATCGTGTTGGAAGACAAGACAGAGGCCTGCCCCCTTCTATGGAAAGGGGCTATCCGCCTCCACGGGATTCATACAGCAGCTCAAGCCGCGGAGCACCCAGAGGTGGCGGCCGTGGAGGAAGTCGCTCTGATAGAGGTGGAGGCCGAAGCAGATACTAA